The proteins below are encoded in one region of Centropristis striata isolate RG_2023a ecotype Rhode Island chromosome 12, C.striata_1.0, whole genome shotgun sequence:
- the nanos1 gene encoding nanos homolog 1, with the protein MTASKRPEVAMDFLNHNYLNARSPYDYTFNFWNDYLGLTTLVTKNNKLSMPQNPNSITESLKATLGLDDSPPCPCVIAGGVGESGHLDCCCPSGSPPPASILDLKERFSILSPFQNQLGVQLPEREVGFAGSFAGFDLFGMERKMRKPASRSKQEPKICVFCRNNGAPEEVYGSHVLKTPDGRVVCPILRAYTCPLCSANGDNAHTIKYCPLSKDQPSQRPLKGGRAVGGKRMKIF; encoded by the coding sequence ATGACCGCGAGCAAACGACCAGAAGTGGCCATGGATTTTCTCAATCACAACTACTTGAATGCGCGCAGCCCATATGACTATACTTTCAATTTCTGGAACGACTATCTCGGGCTGACGACGTTGGTTACGAAGAATAATAAGCTCAGCATGCCCCAGAACCCCAACTCCATCACCGAGTCCCTGAAGGCGACCCTGGGCTTGGACGACTCCCCTCCGTGTCCGTGCGTAATCGCGGGCGGCGTTGGAGAGAGCGGACATCTGGACTGCTGCTGCCCGTCCGGGAGCCCCCCGCCGGCCTCCATCCTGGACTTGAAGGAGCGTTTCTCGATCCTGAGCCCCTTCCAGAACCAGCTCGGCGTCCAGCTGCCGGAGCGGGAGGTGGGCTTTGCGGGGAGCTTCGCGGGGTTCGATCTGTTCGGCATGGAGAGGAAGATGCGCAAACCCGCTTCCAGGAGCAAGCAGGAGCCCAAAATCTGCGTCTTCTGTCGAAATAACGGAGCGCCCGAGGAGGTGTACGGCTCCCACGTCCTGAAGACTCCGGACGGCAGGGTTGTGTGTCCGATTCTGAGGGCTTACACCTGCCCCCTTTGCAGTGCCAACGGGGACAATGCCCACACGATAAAATACTGTCCACTGTCTAAAGACCAGCCATCCCAGCGACCATTAAAGGGAGGGAGGGCTGTGGGTGGTAAGAggatgaaaatattctaa